Part of the Cydia pomonella isolate Wapato2018A chromosome 5, ilCydPomo1, whole genome shotgun sequence genome is shown below.
TCgggaacgcgcatgtaacatatCTGGAATtataggcgtccataggctacggtgactgcgaACCAttaggcggaccgtatgcttgtttgtataaaaaatgtttatcttACAGTTAAGTAATATTTCGTcgaatttattacaaaaacaccAAGTGTAGAATAGATTTTTCTTGAATTGAGAATATATTAGAAAGCTAACACCGATGGCCAGTTACGAGTAAGAAAGCTACTTTGCAGCTcaactataatatgtatttcgATACCctatagtcaactataaaaaaaaaacaaaacaattacgtgccgccgcgctcccatagaaaagaacTAAATGGGCGCGGGGCGGGACTGAATAGTTgcacgtttatgtcttttgtggtacatttttgtctactgagatatttaccaattttcattcattatttaggtttaatagtaaaaaaaaatattagatgactcatagaaaaagtattgtataaaatacttccTGTCCTATCTTTAttttgtctgtttttttatctgttttgtttaaaaaccgTCAAGAGCATGTTGGAAAATGCTTACTTGTCAATTTTGGATAATTTTTGTCATATATATGACTATCCATACCACATGGTTGaaggaaaattatattttaagatacaGTGGGTTCAAAACATGGCGCTTTTTAAATCACAAtatggttgccaaaaatttattctCAATTTTGAGGCCTTCCGCTTTCTCCAATCGTCATCGATTCGGAACCTGGTTTCTTGACTTTTtgtcgatagaaaaaaataacgagCATTGGCAttggtctaaaacgcaccttaattttttttaagcaatTTTGGCACActagctaaaaatatgaaaattgctttttaattttttttattggttaagtacttttttttgtcaaaacttacttttttacatttaaaatcatGATATTCACGATCCTGCGCATGCACAGCcactcgctcacgcttacgctcaacTTATGCAGAGTGAGACAAGAACCTGAACCCACGGGGcgttaacacattgagtaccgggaacccgctcggcgggttctctgttcgtagtcactttcctctacaaagcgggaaaacgctggcaTCGGCTACTCGCGTACCGCTACGgaaacgttggtagcgaatgtgttaacAATTTGTAGCGGTTAGCAAGCTAAGTGATAatgataaaccatttattcgcttgccacacGACACGACACATCCAAACAAAAGTAATAGAAACAAaagcaacaccaaaataaaaattaaataaagaacaaaaaagtctacccccttattcataaacgtctactaaagttgacaagccggtaataatcgtttgtccctttccatcataccaatacgtcggagagggacaaacgattattagcggcttgtcaactttagtagacgtttatgaataagggggtaagtctAGTATACGCTAAAGTCACGGACAAACCACGGATAAGGGTTCCTAGAAAATGTAAACTTACTGCATAACATCATGAGGCCAGCCTCCCATGCAAGTGCTAGGTAGTAGCCTAGATGGATTCATGCAATCTAATGCCAGTTGCTCAGAAAGAGAGATTAGCTTTTTGTGCTTAATGGCGTACTGCCCTTCAATGTTTCCTGTAAAGTAATTTATTTCACATCAAATAAGctatgtaggtatagcaatcagtcagatttatataatgtatattcccatttctttattaattttatttttcttttccttttgtaagaattcgatatgttttctgaaagagctacgtactcgtatttgtatgatttgatatggcatatatatttttgtaaacaaaTTTCTGTAAAGAAAAATTGCTACTATTATGTatttgcatgatttctatagtaatgtaaattgtattttttcttatttaatgcatgttaattataagatgtaaagttttgaaaaaatgtgtcccgccaagtttcttgccggtccatattgggatacactcctccaattgaggggggatttaaatcttctcgggtcagaggtgtagggtaattagccggtgtagctttatttgccgttcataagcgtattgtaatatgcctacttgaataataatagtattttatgcaacagttgtataagaagggtcaaaaaaggcgagtggcatgagttacaatgtgagccggagtcgaaggcgtaggcgaacattgtaaaggaatacgccacgagcattttttgacctacttatacaacgttgcatacaatacttttcctacgagtcaacaaaaataaaccttaatttaggtaaacaaagcaaaagtatatagccaagacgcgcgagcatgggtgttgctatattacgggtgtcacatgcgtgtttctgacttatgaagtaattgtttttactgtattcgttttgattttgttaggtttgtagccagttttaaactaagtgcattgctggcAGCAATATAttcaacttacaaaatattcatttggttgcatagtaaaaacaattacttcataagtcagaaacacgcatgtgacacccgtaatatagcaacacccatagactacgaagaccgcttagcgttgcttgttagtctccgtaggctacgatggccaaaatcgaaaaaaaaactgtcaaaaaatttaatttaaagcaagtagcaagtaccagggcctcatgagttacgagaaggtgtccctgaccggccggccgcggcccggggcgggccgggcgcgtaacaaggcaTGGTCGCGCGtcttgctttgtttacctatattaagatttatttttgttgactcgtaggaaaagtattgtatgcaacgttgtataagtaggtcaaaaaatgctcgtggcgtattcctttacaatgttcggctccggctcacattgtaactcacaccactcgccttttttgacccttcttatacaactgttgcataaaatactaatatcTTATCAAGTTACCCTTGTTACCGGATTGCTATCGCGACTAATCAATTCATCAATGCTCTCGTATGGGAATGTAACATTAATTGTGATATAAATTCAGGACCCatatttgatttaattattGATAAGTAAGTATGATTTGGTTGCAGTTATAATTATATGGTGTACTCAAAAAgctatatatacatacaaggaAAAAATGATTACCAATCGCACTAAACACATAGCTGCTCTGACAACGGCCCTGGTCCTTCACGTGCACGACCGCGTCATGTTCACGCCAGTCGAACTCCTGGGGGGCTGTTATCGCCTCAGCAGGGTACTCCAGCCTAATGGCGCGTTCATCACTCGTGGCATCAAAGCGCCTAAAACCCAGATATTGACGTCGTTCTTCCATAGTTAAATCTGTGAAGCGGTTGATTCCGACCTCGCTCTGTGGATCTCTTGCATTGCGTTCGTTGATCCGCTCTAGATTATGCTTGAAAATGTCAAGTCGTTTCAAGTATTCTTCGGAATTGTATACTTTGTTGtgtttttgtacatattctTCGAACAGGTTGTGAGCGTCGCCAATGTTGTAATATGGTTTAGGCGGCGACTGCGCGGTGGCGGCGACGACCGCCAACAAAGAAATCAGGAGAAACATAATGTGCTGCTGCAGTAAAAACGATTGTTATTTCCTCTATATATTGATATTCGCTTTAGCCTTAAGGCGAGGTTCTTTGGATTGAACCTATTTAGCAACTTTAGATATTATAtagagatagctaaataaatttcaatttaacTGGTTGTTCGGTCAgaccgtttttgagttttcggACAATGTCATCCCTTCTTTTAAAAGTcggcgtaaagccaggaaattagaaagaaacaaaaaatatggcaCGCCGCGCGAAATTTGCATTATGggattgaaaataaattagactTTTTCTATCAAGACAACCttaacgttttattttaaggtgTTTCTGGGAGTTTTTTCAttgtaaactacatttttgCGGGAGCCCCTCTTTAGTCTGCATACCGTGACTCACTTCACTTCACTTCACTGATCACTGCTAAACATGATTTTGGCGTTGTTTTTTTTCGAGCGTGAGCAATGTTAGTTATGATAATTTGATTAGTCCAAAAATAGAGatagagaccgtgcgcgttggagggtctgccatcttgtgacctgaatcggaaccataaacatgtacatttacacgtcacgtgtcttcttgtgcatagtaagtgctgccatcttgtgggctacaatacaacggaacaataaacatcacatttacgcctcgcgccaaaaatctgacggctcctgtgctgcctcctacagttcatgcacgctccctatatggCGCATTTTCGATTGAAGAAACGTCGCTTTTGTCATTGACATATCTactccatatcgtatctttagcaaatgtttgacgtatcttgggacttccggttcgagcgccatcttcaTGCCTCATGattaattccttttttttgctcattaatattgtttagaGTGTAATATCGTTagtttattatacagtaaacttaTGTGGTAGTGTGCAAGATTAATGgggaattaatcttgaaacgcgtttaaccaccattttggagtcaacggccggtagtccacgtgctgcTCGTAAAGATCAGCTATCGCTTTACGagtacaagagctgataaaatcaccgaacactgtcttgtactaaccgtacaattttagttgtatttaaagctcctaataccttgatactgaatgaattgacatatcttaaagttcgaatcggaccgttggtctacttttctgttttttttttatactacgtcggtgccaaaccagcatacggcccgcccgatggtaagcagtctccgtagccgatgtacgcctgcaactccagagaagttacatgcgcgttgccgacactaacactccgcaccctcgttgggctctggcaaccttactcaccggcaaaaacacaatactatgagtagggtctagtgttatttggctgcggttttctctaaggtggaggtacttccccagttgggctctgctctagatctggaatgacattcgctatGCTGTGCcgtaccacacaaagcgagatgacattcacaatgcccatacctctcttttggacgtagtttaaggacttaCCCGGGTCCAGTCCGGCTTCTGTCTTTATACGTCTTTACGGTTACGTTGATACATGTTTTAGAAGATACAATACTTACTTATGAACCCAAAAGAGGTATCTgcataaaacaaaatgtattatttatttgtcaatcgAATAACAAACCCTTAAATTAATATCACTAGGAATGTTAAGTTGAATTTCgttataattgtatattttaatagcTTTTGGATGGTTGGCATTCTTATGCTAATGTCGTTTatcattcatttatattttgaataggcacctattatttttatgaataaatgttaccttgaataatgatttattatttacaagctatttttgttttattactttCGCAGTTTGACATCATTCCATAGTCGATTTAGTTTGATTGCTAACTATGTcagaaatgtattattttatattataactaatatTGGAAAATTACATTAGAATTGCTAGTAGCTGCTAACAACAATAAAACCgtccaagagcatgtcgggccatgttcaatgtagggttccgtagttcaTAGTAATTATGCCATGTAAAGTCTGTTAAGACCTATCTTAACAAGTAAGTACGTATTAGAGTGTGGCtaccgaaatattacacaaatttttggcgggaaattaaacaaatcttgggctggtcacactaTGTGTAGcaggaattatagttttgatactaaaacatattttttattttctgtgcacacgtaaggtacctaaggaaatcaCTTTGAATATACCttgacgtgcactcaaagtcagctcacataatttctaccactatgtaaaatacaaagacataattatatagacatgtttcgccaagatatttttatatattttatattgttaaatcaaattactactgaGCAGTCACTTcactccacagatttcttctaaatattgtttatcattaactcgttacgttccaatgtttgaattttattgatattttccagaacttctagtttatccgtttctttacacacttttcctgttcatgagattcatgtattaataaattcacttacttaattaaagttattggcaaatgttagaactagtatttaaaatatcaaaatagtaataatcaaaaaatttctattatttaaaataagccccttataaaccgcgaacaatttaaatgaatgacaTACATTGACAACACATCACACAGTGACAGGgtctttaggttttttttttaaatcatagacaattggtgatacaacatggaaaaatctgtcaacaatagggaccgtgcgcgttggagggtctgccatcttgtggcctgaatcggaaccataaacatgcacatgtacacgtcacgtgttttcttgtgcatagtaggttctgccatcttgtgggctacatcggaacaaaaaacatcacatttacgcctcgcgccaaaaatctgacggctcctgtgctgcctcctacagttcatgcacgctccctatatttggctagccagacttCTAGCATACCTGAAcacctaatctagatagattaagTCTCTCTATCGACGGTAGATGGCACCATTGGCACCACAGTTCCATGATATGTAATTAACCTCATTAAGGTGTCATCTACCGAAAACTCTTGTGTACTAGCATAAGTATTCTCTAAGCTTAGTTAGCCATATCAGTGTATGTAATAGTTCATAACAATCATAAGTATCATAACCAATCCGTAGTGTGGTGCTGTACGTTACTATATAAGCTTCTACATGTATGTACATAGATTCGTGCACTTTTTCCAACCTGCCTTCTGTTAACATTGATATACTGATCACCCATGTATTGTATTTCTCTGCTTTCATTTGGTCGCCATCATGTCCCACGCTGAACACATACAGTCATACATACAGATAGATTGTTAAAATTGTTACCATTCTCGTAGTTGGGTAATAAAAAGATGGAATCACCGAGCTTTAAATTGGCAAAGCAGTTTTAAAAATCGACTGCTGCCATCGGCCAAATGGTCAGCTTGCGGCCATTATTCAGCTATTATGGCTTCTCTACACTATGGGGCATCAAACAGGCCCACCAAGATGGGCTAGCGTATAGAGAGGGTATTAGTGGTGTCGGAtagcttatggcgcggcgggatggcggtGGGATGGCCACactgtcggtttttcgtccgcaattaaaggtagtgggccagcgatggtgcgtacacatctacacgtggcccagtCTATATTGCATGCTCTCAACCATTGCATAGCCATCTCACTGGTCCAGcgttgggccatcgtgtagaggatcTATTAGCTAGTTTGCCCAGACACAGATATATCTATGCCTGCGgcaaatttttgagtttcagttctaagtttgggaaacccccaaaatttattgttttttttttctatttttgtgtgaaaatcttaatgcggtccAAAGAATACATCTTCTTACCATGTTTGAAGAGAATCAAgctagttcttatagtttcggaaaaaagtagctgtgacataaacggacagacagacggacatgatgaatctataagggtgccgttttttgccatttggctacggaaccctaaaaaccgtaTATATTATCAGCACTGTATGTATATTTACCATATATTTCCAGCACCTAAATAGTTTTATCCCTCGCATGTAATTTTAAATCTATGATAGGTAAAAGCTTTCAGAATTAgcatttttcatataaaataaattgtaactaGGAACTTTTTCACTCTACACTCGACTAGAAAACCCGAGCTTTTGTGAAACTTTACATTTTCACACTAGATTTTACCTCCTTGAGGTATTTTTTACAACGATATGTATGCACTCATTTTCTAATGATAACTATAATTTGTGCTTTATACGCGTCGAGATAGGGTTACGTTTTGGTTGCTTAATGTTTTCGGATGGTTGTTGTGTGAGTTTGTTTAGGTAAACAGCCGCCAATGTTGGGCTATTCGTATTCAAATGAGAGGAGTCTTGTTATTATCATGGCTAACGTGCGCATCGCCTCACTTTTACGAGCTTGGAAGATGTCTCACGCTGGAACGGTGCGGGCCCGGGCCGAGGTGTCCAACGtccgacacttcattttctttagaaagcatcacgtgatcaccgttGCACGGAAGGTGTGCACTGACATCAAAgtgatattagaatgatattggaatcatatcagttagcagtcattcgcgcgggcgtctcgctctCACTAATACTTGGGCGGACAAgtctgagcgaaatgaacgcgcgaatgagAGTTAACTGACATGATTTAATAACATTCTAATATCGCTTTGATATCAAAGCACGGTTGAATTGGCCTAATCTTTCTTAAGTGCGGTCTTGAAATTGATCAGTAAAACTGTCAACCGTATAGGTACTAACTATGAAATGTTTTGTCACGGTAACATATATTGACGCTCGTTctattataaaattctacacAATTCTATTCAGCCCCATGAAAGTTAATTTCTCTCAACTAGAAAATGACGATTGTGGAaagatttatttgtatgtttaagaggaaaggggacgcttctccataaaaacgtagtccccattttcctctttggatattgacattatggatttttttacataattttatgtatataacagaatttcatacaatttttataatgctcctaattcttataataataaggggcatagttgtggttgattaccaaaaaaattgtgtcaaaatattgtcaatccgacaaccggtctggcgtagtgggtagtgatcctgcctatgaagccgatggtcccaggttagAATcccggtacgggcatttatttgtgtgatgaacacagatatttgttcctgagtcatggatgttttctatgtatataagtatgtatttatctatatacgtatgtataagGTCGTCTaggacccatagtacaagctttgcttagtttggggctaggtcgatctgtgtaaaattgtccccaaatatttattaattagttaataatgttaatattcaaagaggaaaatgaggaatatgtttgtatgtaaatgcgatttcgcacgggtccttCACTTTCCTCTTTAGTAtttatatgctcttgtggcacggacgtggaccgactgggacgccatggattatcttgtcaaaaaagtgcaggtcgtttttcaagacatgcgcagcttaatgacataattcgtcgatctcttgccaccatcaatgtgcctgctcttcttgagccgactggcattatcagggatgatggcaagaggcctgatggggtgtccttggttccttggagcttgggacggatgttagtgtgggatgctacctgcgtagacacactggcaccgtcccacctccaacggactaatgtaaaagcgggcgcagcggcggaaagcgccgaaattttgaaacgtaataaacataagagcctcggtagagagtaccattttgtacaatttggcgttgaaattctaggtccatggggtacCAGCGCGCataagttttttggagaaatcgcgaaacgtctggttgacgtaactggtgaccgaagagctggcggcttcctcgcacaacgtatcagtattgtgatacaacgaggaaatgccgccagcatccttggtacaatggcTCAAGGGcgtattttagatataagctagttatattaatcatctgtatatatccattatgtatattgttattttaaataaatacttttaacaTAGTATATTGGTAACGTTGTTCTGATATTACCTATTTGGAACGGAAAACTGCTGTTAGTATGCTAGCTAGGATGGTAGCACTCTGGTCCGGCATCCCTACAAAAAGTGCCCAAGAACCGC
Proteins encoded:
- the LOC133518473 gene encoding procathepsin L-like, with the translated sequence MFLLISLLAVVAATAQSPPKPYYNIGDAHNLFEEYVQKHNKVYNSEEYLKRLDIFKHNLERINERNARDPQSEVGINRFTDLTMEERRQYLGFRRFDATSDERAIRLEYPAEAITAPQEFDWREHDAVVHVKDQGRCQSSYVFSAIGNIEGQYAIKHKKLISLSEQLALDCMNPSRLLPSTCMGGWPHDVMQHYLYMAPYYGVASEEEYPNTGKVNQDNCAWNRTTSTVTNVTEFQIIIPKNEETLMQLLYETGPLAVGFDATRLFEYTKGIYIPVEFDCRYEPNHSALLVGYGIENGTMYWTLKNSWGADWGERGYFRLARGMKACHMGLAYTATCTIT